The Streptomyces sp. HSG2 genome has a segment encoding these proteins:
- a CDS encoding methionine synthase has translation MNDDIRPGPATGVGSLPGSDAREAARTAIGAFEDFPFLPELPARGPGADMIGRSAGLLVELYARLEPSGWRLGDHPGRDTRRARSWLGEDLDALEEFGRGYRGPLKVQAVGPWTLAASLELRNGEAVLSDAGARRDLAASLAEGLRLHLDEVGSRVPGAQVVLQLDEPSLAPVLRGRVRTASGYRTHRAVDRQEAEAVLRDVLGACEGTTLVHSCAPEVPFGLLRRAGAAGISFDFSLLTERDDEAIGEAVEGGTRLYAGVVPATDGPLSDPAGSVMGVRTLWRRLGLSPGLLSEAVTITPACGLAGASPEYARRALARCVRAARSLADDPE, from the coding sequence GTGAACGACGACATCCGCCCGGGTCCCGCCACCGGCGTCGGCTCCCTGCCGGGGAGCGACGCCCGGGAGGCCGCGAGGACCGCCATCGGCGCCTTCGAGGACTTTCCGTTCCTGCCGGAACTGCCCGCCCGGGGCCCCGGCGCCGACATGATCGGGCGGAGCGCAGGCCTGCTCGTCGAGTTGTACGCCCGTCTGGAACCCAGTGGTTGGCGGCTCGGCGACCACCCGGGCAGGGACACCCGGCGGGCGCGTTCCTGGCTCGGCGAGGACCTCGACGCCCTGGAGGAGTTCGGCCGGGGATACCGGGGGCCGCTCAAGGTGCAGGCGGTAGGGCCGTGGACGCTGGCCGCCTCGCTGGAACTCAGGAACGGGGAGGCGGTGCTCTCCGATGCAGGCGCCCGCCGGGACCTCGCGGCGTCCCTCGCGGAGGGGCTGCGACTCCATCTCGACGAGGTCGGTTCTCGGGTGCCCGGCGCGCAGGTGGTGCTCCAACTCGACGAGCCGTCCCTCGCCCCCGTTCTGCGGGGGAGGGTGCGCACCGCGAGCGGCTACCGCACCCACCGCGCCGTCGACCGGCAGGAGGCCGAGGCGGTGCTCCGAGACGTCCTCGGGGCGTGCGAAGGCACCACCCTGGTGCATTCCTGCGCCCCGGAAGTCCCCTTCGGCCTGCTGCGGCGCGCCGGCGCCGCGGGAATCTCCTTCGACTTCTCCCTGCTCACCGAGCGTGACGACGAGGCGATCGGCGAGGCCGTCGAGGGCGGCACCCGACTCTACGCCGGTGTCGTGCCCGCGACGGACGGCCCGTTGTCGGACCCTGCCGGTAGCGTCATGGGCGTCAGGACGCTTTGGCGCAGGCTGGGGCTGTCTCCGGGGCTTCTCTCGGAGGCGGTCACCATCACGCCGGCGTGCGGACTCGCGGGCGCGTCCCCCGAGTACGCGCGGCGCGCGCTCGCCCGGTGCGTCCGGGCGGCGAGATCCCTCGCAGACG
- a CDS encoding SDR family oxidoreductase, producing the protein MATHVITGAGSGIGAAVARRLHARGDDLVLHARDAGRARELAAAFPGASTLVGDLAEPDRLSWALSHQTPPDRVDSLLHIAGVVELGHVGELTPKAWRRQFDINLASPAELTRLLLPQIRAARGHVVFLNSGSGLRANAGWAAYAASKHGLKALADSLRLEEHSAGVRVTSVYPGRTATPMQVEVHRYEGKEYRPENWIDPESVATTVLTALDLPRDAEINDLTVRTGR; encoded by the coding sequence ATGGCTACCCATGTGATCACCGGAGCGGGTTCCGGCATCGGCGCGGCCGTCGCCCGCCGCCTCCACGCCCGCGGCGACGACCTCGTGCTGCACGCCCGCGACGCCGGTCGCGCCAGGGAACTGGCCGCGGCCTTCCCCGGTGCGAGCACCCTCGTGGGAGACCTGGCCGAGCCGGACAGGCTCTCCTGGGCACTCTCCCATCAGACGCCGCCGGACCGGGTCGACTCGCTGCTCCACATCGCGGGCGTCGTCGAACTCGGCCACGTCGGCGAGCTGACGCCGAAGGCGTGGCGCCGTCAGTTCGACATCAACCTGGCGTCCCCCGCCGAACTGACCAGGCTCCTGCTGCCTCAGATCCGGGCCGCCCGAGGACACGTGGTCTTCCTCAACTCCGGTTCCGGACTGCGGGCGAACGCCGGCTGGGCCGCCTACGCGGCCTCCAAGCACGGCCTGAAGGCCCTGGCGGACTCGCTGCGTCTGGAGGAGCACTCGGCCGGGGTCAGGGTGACCTCCGTCTACCCGGGGCGGACCGCCACACCCATGCAGGTCGAGGTGCACCGGTACGAAGGCAAGGAATACCGGCCGGAGAACTGGATCGATCCCGAGTCGGTCGCCACCACCGTACTGACCGCGCTGGACCTCCCCAGGGACGCCGAGATCAACGACCTCACGGTCCGCACGGGCAGGTGA
- the mnmA gene encoding tRNA 2-thiouridine(34) synthase MnmA produces MTDSPQRPRPLRVLAAMSGGVDSAVAAARAAEAGHEVTGVHLALSANPQSFRTGARGCCTIEDSRDARRAADVIGIPFYVWDLADRFREDVVEDFVAEYRAGRTPNPCLRCNEKIKFAALLDKALALGFDAVCTGHYARVVTRADGARELHRASDAAKDQSYVLGVLDDRQLAHAMFPLGDTTTTKDEIREEAERRGLAVAKKPDSHDICFIADGDTQGFLAARLGRSEGDILDESGNRLGTHEGAHGFTIGQRKGLRIGTPAADGKPRYVLDISPVDNTVTVGPAEALDVVSLRAIKPRWCGLAPTGRDEYTAQLRAHGGETEVTAEPVGDGLEVSFAQPVRGVAPGQAIVLYAGTRVVGSATIAATTRAGDAAPAV; encoded by the coding sequence ATGACTGACTCACCGCAGCGCCCCCGCCCCCTCCGCGTCCTCGCCGCCATGTCCGGCGGGGTGGACTCGGCCGTCGCCGCCGCCCGCGCGGCGGAGGCGGGGCACGAGGTCACCGGCGTCCACCTCGCGCTCTCCGCGAACCCCCAGTCCTTCCGCACCGGCGCCCGAGGCTGTTGCACGATCGAGGACTCACGCGACGCCCGTCGGGCCGCGGATGTGATCGGCATCCCGTTCTACGTCTGGGACCTCGCCGACCGGTTCCGCGAGGACGTCGTCGAGGACTTCGTCGCCGAGTACCGGGCGGGCCGCACCCCCAACCCCTGTCTGCGCTGCAACGAGAAGATCAAGTTCGCGGCGCTGCTGGACAAGGCCCTGGCTCTGGGCTTCGACGCGGTCTGCACCGGCCACTACGCGCGGGTGGTCACCCGCGCGGACGGCGCCCGCGAGTTGCACCGCGCCTCCGACGCGGCCAAGGACCAGAGCTATGTCCTGGGCGTCCTCGACGACCGTCAGCTGGCGCACGCGATGTTCCCGCTCGGCGACACCACCACCACCAAGGACGAGATCCGCGAGGAGGCCGAGCGGCGCGGGCTGGCGGTCGCCAAGAAGCCCGACTCGCACGACATCTGCTTCATCGCCGACGGCGACACCCAGGGCTTCCTGGCCGCCCGGCTGGGCCGCTCCGAGGGCGACATCCTGGACGAGTCGGGCAATCGCCTCGGTACTCACGAGGGCGCCCACGGCTTCACGATCGGCCAGCGCAAGGGGCTGAGGATCGGCACGCCCGCCGCGGACGGCAAGCCCCGATACGTGCTGGACATCTCCCCTGTGGACAACACCGTCACGGTCGGCCCCGCCGAGGCCCTCGACGTCGTCTCGCTGCGCGCGATCAAGCCCCGTTGGTGCGGTCTCGCTCCGACCGGACGGGACGAGTACACGGCCCAGTTGCGCGCCCACGGGGGAGAGACGGAGGTGACCGCCGAGCCGGTCGGCGACGGTCTGGAGGTGTCCTTCGCCCAGCCGGTCCGGGGCGTCGCACCCGGTCAGGCGATCGTGCTGTACGCGGGGACCCGTGTGGTGGGCTCGGCGACGATCGCCGCGACCACGCGAGCGGGGGATGCGGCGCCGGCCGTCTGA
- a CDS encoding peptidoglycan recognition family protein, with the protein MSASSRPPRGSGREADGTAGGTGRVGRRALIVGGAAAAAGAVALTHDGWSRLWWRVPGVARPRTPGEVDHVGARWIAASEANWRRADRPDDYGIDRVVVHVTQGSLASAVSAFRNPGHRAAAHYIVGQDGRVTQMIRELDVAYHAGDRDYNEHSVGIEHEGFVDRPEDLTDAMYEASARLTAGICARYGIPTDRDHLVGHVEVPGTDHTDPGPHWDWDRYLALVRRARTAPSPRPSPSGSPV; encoded by the coding sequence ATGAGCGCGAGCAGTCGACCCCCGCGCGGGTCGGGTCGAGAGGCGGACGGAACGGCCGGTGGCACGGGACGCGTCGGTCGGCGGGCACTGATCGTGGGAGGTGCGGCGGCTGCCGCCGGGGCGGTGGCACTGACCCACGACGGGTGGAGTCGACTGTGGTGGCGGGTGCCCGGCGTGGCGCGGCCGCGGACGCCGGGCGAGGTGGACCACGTCGGGGCGCGATGGATCGCGGCGTCGGAGGCCAACTGGCGGCGCGCGGACCGACCCGACGACTACGGGATCGACCGAGTGGTCGTCCATGTCACCCAGGGCAGCCTCGCGAGCGCCGTCAGCGCCTTCCGAAACCCGGGGCACCGCGCCGCCGCACACTACATCGTCGGCCAGGACGGACGGGTCACGCAGATGATCCGGGAACTGGACGTGGCCTACCACGCGGGCGACCGCGACTACAACGAACACAGCGTGGGAATCGAACACGAGGGGTTCGTGGACCGCCCGGAGGACCTCACCGACGCGATGTACGAGGCGTCGGCCCGGCTGACGGCGGGGATCTGCGCCCGGTACGGCATACCGACGGACCGTGACCACCTCGTCGGCCACGTGGAGGTGCCGGGCACCGACCACACCGACCCGGGGCCGCACTGGGACTGGGACCGCTATCTCGCCCTGGTGCGCCGAGCGCGGACCGCCCCCTCACCGCGCCCGTCCCCCTCGGGGAGCCCCGTCTGA
- a CDS encoding cysteine desulfurase family protein has product MAYLDHAATTPMFPEAVEALTAHLGATGNASSLHSAGRRARRIVEEARETLAEALGARPSEVVFTSGGTEADNLAVKGLYWARRAADPNRTRVLASPVEHHAVLDAVHWLGEHEGAAVEYLPVDGYGRVTSEALRQAVARDPGSVALATVMWANNEIGTVQPVRELARVAAEFDIPLHADAVQAVGQLPVDFQASGLAAMSVSGHKIGGPYGVGALLLGRGYAPVPVLHGGGQERHVRSGTLDVPAIASLAVAARIADDERASFAPRVGALRDGLVDAVRSAVPDAVLGGDPSPAGRLPANAHFAFPGCEGDSLLLLLDAQGIECSTGSACTAGVAQPSHVLLATGTDPDLARGTLRFSLGHTSTEADVRAVAEAIGPAVRRARAAGLS; this is encoded by the coding sequence ATGGCTTACCTCGACCACGCCGCGACCACCCCGATGTTCCCCGAGGCGGTCGAGGCGCTCACCGCGCATCTGGGCGCCACCGGAAACGCCTCCTCCCTCCACTCGGCGGGGCGCCGTGCCCGCCGCATCGTGGAAGAGGCGCGTGAGACCCTCGCCGAGGCCCTCGGCGCCCGGCCCAGCGAGGTGGTCTTCACCTCCGGGGGCACGGAGGCGGACAATCTGGCGGTCAAGGGCCTGTACTGGGCCAGGCGCGCCGCCGACCCGAACCGCACCCGCGTCCTCGCCAGCCCGGTGGAGCACCACGCCGTCCTGGACGCCGTGCACTGGCTGGGCGAACACGAGGGCGCCGCGGTCGAGTACCTCCCCGTCGACGGGTATGGCCGGGTGACTTCCGAGGCGCTGCGTCAGGCCGTGGCCCGAGATCCGGGGAGCGTCGCGCTCGCGACCGTCATGTGGGCGAACAACGAGATCGGCACCGTCCAGCCGGTGCGCGAACTGGCGCGGGTGGCGGCGGAGTTCGACATCCCTCTGCACGCGGACGCGGTTCAGGCGGTGGGGCAGCTGCCGGTCGACTTTCAGGCCTCGGGGCTCGCCGCGATGTCGGTGTCCGGCCACAAGATCGGCGGCCCGTACGGCGTCGGCGCCCTGCTGCTGGGCAGGGGATACGCGCCGGTCCCCGTCCTGCACGGCGGTGGACAGGAGCGCCACGTCCGGTCGGGCACCCTGGACGTCCCGGCCATCGCCTCACTCGCCGTCGCCGCGCGGATCGCCGACGATGAGCGCGCCTCCTTCGCCCCTCGCGTCGGCGCCCTGCGGGACGGGCTGGTCGACGCCGTCCGCTCCGCGGTGCCGGACGCCGTCCTCGGCGGCGACCCCTCCCCGGCGGGTCGGCTCCCGGCCAACGCGCACTTCGCGTTTCCCGGCTGTGAGGGCGACTCGCTGTTGCTGTTGCTCGACGCCCAGGGCATCGAGTGCTCCACCGGCTCGGCCTGCACGGCGGGCGTCGCCCAGCCCAGCCACGTGCTGTTGGCCACCGGCACCGATCCCGACCTGGCGCGCGGCACTCTGCGCTTCTCCCTCGGCCACACGTCCACCGAGGCCGACGTCCGGGCGGTGGCCGAGGCCATCGGCCCGGCGGTCCGACGCGCACGGGCGGCCGGGCTGTCCTGA
- a CDS encoding thioesterase family protein — protein sequence MHDASPAPAVRATIGDSEFDRDTRPVPRSPGVYDVDLSAGWTIISAVNGGYLLAVLGRALADALPHSDPFTVSAHYLTASQPGPAVIRTETVRTGRTLSTGQASLYQYAEDGSEVERIRVLASYGDLDALPDDVRTTARPPVMPPPEQCFGAEDGPSPVSGSSAITDRLWLKLDPATLGWALGQPSGRGEMRAWFGLADGRDPDPFSLLLAVDALPPTAFELGLTGWVPTVELTAHVRCRPVPGPLRVSVATRNLAGGFLEEDAEVWDSADRLVAQSRQLARVRLA from the coding sequence ATGCACGACGCATCCCCTGCCCCGGCCGTCCGGGCCACCATCGGCGACAGCGAGTTCGACCGCGACACCAGGCCCGTCCCTCGCTCCCCCGGGGTCTACGACGTGGATCTCTCGGCCGGTTGGACGATCATCAGTGCCGTCAACGGCGGGTATCTCCTCGCCGTCCTGGGGCGCGCGCTGGCGGACGCCCTCCCGCACTCCGACCCGTTCACCGTCTCGGCGCACTACCTGACGGCGTCCCAACCCGGCCCGGCCGTCATACGCACCGAGACCGTCCGCACCGGCCGCACCCTCTCCACCGGCCAGGCTTCTCTGTACCAGTACGCGGAGGACGGCAGTGAGGTCGAGCGAATCCGGGTTCTCGCCTCCTACGGCGACCTGGACGCCTTGCCCGACGACGTCCGCACCACGGCACGTCCCCCCGTCATGCCCCCGCCCGAGCAGTGCTTCGGCGCCGAGGACGGCCCCTCGCCGGTCTCCGGAAGCTCCGCGATCACCGACCGGCTCTGGCTCAAGCTGGACCCGGCCACCCTGGGCTGGGCCCTGGGGCAGCCCTCCGGCAGGGGCGAGATGCGGGCGTGGTTCGGTCTCGCCGACGGACGCGACCCCGACCCGTTCTCGCTGCTGCTCGCCGTCGACGCGCTGCCGCCGACCGCGTTCGAGCTGGGACTGACGGGATGGGTCCCCACCGTCGAACTCACCGCGCACGTCCGGTGCCGTCCCGTTCCCGGCCCCCTGCGAGTGTCCGTGGCCACGCGCAACCTGGCCGGGGGCTTCCTGGAGGAGGACGCCGAGGTCTGGGACAGCGCGGACCGGCTCGTCGCCCAGTCCCGCCAACTGGCGCGCGTGCGACTGGCCTGA
- a CDS encoding trimeric intracellular cation channel family protein, whose protein sequence is MLQNLFTPSVQHTLDLIGIFVFAISGALLAVRKNFDVFGIAVLAESTALGGGLFRDLVIGAVPPAAFTDLGYFVTPLFAAVLVIFLHPHVVRIQAGVNVFDAAGLGLFCVTGTTKAYEFGLGLTASACLGLATAVGGGVLRDVLANEVPSLLRWDRDLYAVPAVVGATLVALCIRLDVLNPLTSALAAATAFALRLLALRFHWRAPRAWNRRSTVVEGE, encoded by the coding sequence GTGCTCCAGAACCTGTTCACTCCGTCCGTCCAGCACACCCTGGATCTCATCGGCATCTTCGTCTTCGCGATCTCCGGCGCGCTGCTGGCGGTCCGCAAGAACTTCGACGTGTTCGGCATCGCCGTCCTCGCCGAGTCCACGGCGCTGGGCGGCGGACTCTTCCGGGACCTGGTCATCGGGGCCGTGCCGCCGGCGGCATTCACCGATCTGGGGTACTTCGTCACACCGTTGTTCGCCGCCGTCCTGGTGATCTTCCTGCATCCGCACGTGGTGCGAATCCAGGCGGGCGTGAACGTCTTCGACGCCGCCGGACTCGGGCTCTTCTGCGTCACCGGGACGACCAAGGCCTACGAGTTCGGACTCGGCCTGACCGCTTCCGCCTGCCTCGGACTGGCGACCGCCGTCGGCGGGGGCGTGCTACGTGACGTGCTCGCCAACGAAGTGCCCTCGCTGCTGCGCTGGGACCGTGATCTCTACGCCGTCCCGGCGGTGGTGGGGGCCACGTTGGTCGCCCTTTGTATCCGGTTGGACGTGCTGAACCCCCTGACCAGCGCCCTCGCGGCGGCGACCGCCTTCGCCCTGCGCCTGTTGGCGTTGCGGTTCCACTGGCGCGCGCCGCGGGCGTGGAACCGCAGGTCGACGGTGGTGGAGGGGGAGTGA
- a CDS encoding oligopeptide/dipeptide ABC transporter ATP-binding protein → MSLLELDGVKVHFPVKKGILVDRVVGHVHAVDGVSLKVEAGRTYGLVGESGCGKTTLGRAVLRLVDITEGEVLLDGTDLAKLPPEEMRRFRRRLQMVFQDPLGSLNPRQNIESILTEGMLAHGIGATQEERREKIKKILARVGLPADSLSRYPHEFSGGQRQRIGIARALVLEPDVIICDEPVSALDVSIQAQVVNLLAELQEELGLTYVVIAHDLAVVRHISDVIGVMYLGALVEEAPSDVLYAQPRHPYTKALMSAVPVPDPDVEDRRERILLAGDLPSPADPPTGCRFHTRCPWARERCAIERPELLDTGDGHRVACHFAAEIADGTLGPATGTTVPPAREPAQAAPEDDAHEGETSSGGSDSESAPEGATVPEPGPGREPVAGPARAVSDAPEASDTATKPEKPGDPGTTR, encoded by the coding sequence ATGAGCCTGCTCGAACTGGATGGCGTCAAGGTCCATTTCCCGGTCAAGAAGGGCATCCTGGTCGACCGCGTGGTCGGGCACGTCCACGCCGTCGACGGTGTCTCGTTGAAGGTCGAGGCGGGCCGGACCTACGGACTGGTCGGGGAGTCGGGCTGCGGCAAGACCACCCTGGGGCGGGCCGTGCTGCGGCTGGTCGACATCACCGAGGGTGAGGTGCTGCTCGACGGGACGGACCTGGCGAAGCTGCCCCCCGAGGAGATGCGTCGCTTTCGGCGTCGGCTCCAGATGGTCTTCCAGGACCCGCTGGGCTCGCTCAACCCGCGGCAGAACATCGAGTCGATACTCACCGAGGGGATGTTGGCCCACGGCATCGGGGCCACGCAGGAGGAACGCCGGGAGAAGATCAAGAAGATCCTGGCCCGGGTGGGCCTCCCGGCCGACTCGCTCTCTCGCTATCCTCACGAGTTCTCCGGCGGACAGCGGCAGCGCATCGGCATCGCGCGCGCGCTGGTCCTGGAACCGGACGTGATCATCTGCGACGAGCCCGTCTCGGCGCTCGACGTCTCCATCCAGGCCCAGGTCGTCAATCTGCTGGCGGAGCTCCAGGAGGAACTGGGCCTGACCTACGTGGTGATCGCCCACGACCTGGCGGTGGTCCGGCACATCTCCGACGTGATCGGGGTGATGTACCTGGGCGCGCTCGTGGAGGAGGCCCCGAGCGACGTGCTCTACGCGCAGCCTCGCCACCCCTACACCAAGGCGCTCATGTCCGCGGTGCCGGTTCCCGATCCGGACGTCGAGGACCGACGCGAGCGCATCCTTCTCGCCGGTGACCTTCCCTCGCCCGCCGACCCGCCCACCGGTTGTCGCTTCCACACCCGTTGCCCCTGGGCGCGGGAGCGGTGCGCGATCGAGCGGCCCGAACTCCTCGACACGGGCGACGGACACCGGGTGGCCTGCCACTTCGCAGCGGAGATCGCCGACGGGACGCTCGGGCCGGCCACCGGGACCACGGTGCCTCCGGCGCGTGAGCCGGCGCAGGCGGCGCCCGAGGACGACGCCCACGAGGGGGAGACGTCCTCGGGCGGTTCCGACTCCGAGTCGGCGCCCGAGGGGGCGACCGTGCCGGAGCCGGGGCCCGGGAGGGAGCCGGTCGCCGGGCCCGCGCGAGCCGTGTCGGACGCGCCCGAGGCGTCCGACACGGCGACGAAGCCGGAGAAGCCGGGCGACCCGGGCACCACGCGCTAG
- a CDS encoding ABC transporter ATP-binding protein, with translation MSLLSVDELTVAFGGQGREESRAVDGVSFSVDQGQVVGLVGESGCGKSVTSLALMGLLPRKGVRVQGRADFDGSDLLTMDRGALRDLRGSRIAMIFQDPLSSLNPVVPIGVQVTEILLRHRGLKGEAARKEAAHLLDRVGIPDPTRRLREYPHQMSGGMRQRALIAMAVACAPALLVADEPTTALDVTIQAQILDLLKELVDQEGTALLMITHDLGVVAGLCDQVNVLYAGKVVESAERRALFADPTHPYAHGLLGSIPRLDAPRGEPLTPVRGSINDRISWVDGCAFAPRCDRYELECLGGPPPLTAPREAGHQVRCANPVPHAARAEEVPA, from the coding sequence ATGTCACTTCTCTCAGTGGACGAACTCACCGTCGCCTTCGGCGGGCAGGGCCGCGAGGAATCCCGCGCGGTCGACGGCGTCTCCTTCTCCGTCGACCAGGGCCAGGTCGTCGGCCTGGTCGGCGAGTCCGGCTGCGGCAAGTCCGTCACCTCGCTGGCGCTGATGGGACTGCTGCCCCGCAAGGGGGTACGCGTCCAGGGAAGAGCCGACTTCGACGGCTCCGATCTGCTCACCATGGACCGCGGCGCCCTGCGCGACCTGCGGGGCAGCCGGATCGCCATGATCTTCCAGGACCCGTTGTCCTCGCTGAACCCGGTCGTCCCCATCGGGGTGCAGGTCACGGAGATCCTGCTCCGTCACCGGGGTCTGAAGGGGGAGGCGGCCCGCAAGGAGGCGGCGCACCTGCTGGACCGCGTCGGCATCCCGGACCCGACCCGCCGGCTGCGGGAGTATCCGCACCAGATGTCGGGCGGCATGCGTCAGCGCGCGCTCATCGCCATGGCGGTGGCCTGCGCTCCGGCCCTGCTCGTCGCCGACGAGCCCACCACCGCCCTCGACGTGACCATCCAGGCCCAGATCCTGGACCTGCTCAAGGAACTGGTGGATCAGGAGGGCACCGCCCTACTGATGATCACCCACGACCTCGGTGTGGTCGCCGGCCTGTGCGACCAGGTCAATGTGCTCTACGCGGGCAAGGTGGTCGAGTCCGCCGAACGGCGTGCCCTGTTCGCGGACCCCACTCACCCCTACGCCCACGGCCTGCTCGGATCCATACCCCGCTTGGACGCCCCGCGCGGCGAGCCGCTCACGCCGGTGCGCGGTTCGATCAACGACCGCATCTCCTGGGTCGACGGATGCGCCTTCGCCCCCCGGTGCGACCGCTACGAGCTGGAATGCCTGGGCGGTCCGCCGCCCCTCACTGCGCCCCGCGAGGCCGGGCACCAGGTGCGCTGTGCCAACCCCGTACCCCACGCCGCACGGGCCGAGGAGGTCCCCGCATGA
- a CDS encoding ABC transporter permease has product MSTKTDKIQRLAELTAHHESTAGASLWREAFRRLRSSKMAIIGAGVIAVFVVLAVVGPWVAPFSPTAQTWRGDVLVNQGQFVGPRGENWLGLDHLGRDMFSRMLVGARQTLLVGVVSTLIGLTVGFVVGGLSGAAATLGGETGRRVDSVVMRVTDMMLALPSLLLAVSVAAVLGQSLTTVMIAVGVVQVPIFARLLRGSMLAQGGSDYVLAARSLGVRRRRIVLTQIMPNSLSPVIVQATLSLATAIIEAAALSYLGLGNPDPAVPEWGVMLAQAQRFFDNAPLMAVYPAVGIIITALGFTLLGEAMREALDPKLRG; this is encoded by the coding sequence GTGAGCACCAAGACCGACAAGATCCAACGCCTCGCGGAGCTCACCGCACACCACGAGTCCACCGCCGGGGCCAGCCTGTGGCGGGAGGCGTTCCGTCGACTGAGGTCCAGCAAGATGGCGATCATCGGGGCCGGTGTCATCGCCGTCTTCGTGGTGCTCGCCGTCGTCGGCCCGTGGGTCGCGCCGTTCAGTCCGACCGCCCAGACCTGGCGCGGCGACGTGCTGGTCAACCAGGGCCAGTTCGTCGGCCCGCGGGGGGAGAACTGGTTGGGTCTCGACCACCTGGGTCGGGACATGTTCTCGCGGATGCTCGTGGGGGCCCGGCAGACCCTGCTGGTCGGGGTCGTCTCGACGCTGATCGGGCTCACCGTGGGCTTCGTCGTCGGGGGGCTCTCCGGGGCCGCCGCCACCTTGGGCGGCGAGACCGGTCGGCGTGTCGACTCCGTCGTCATGCGGGTCACGGACATGATGCTGGCGCTGCCGTCGCTGCTGCTGGCCGTCTCCGTGGCCGCCGTCCTGGGCCAGTCCCTGACCACGGTGATGATCGCGGTAGGTGTCGTGCAGGTGCCGATCTTCGCTCGGCTGCTGCGCGGCTCGATGCTCGCCCAGGGCGGCAGCGACTACGTCCTGGCCGCCCGTTCCCTGGGGGTGCGCAGGCGACGCATCGTCCTCACCCAGATCATGCCCAACTCGTTGAGCCCGGTGATCGTCCAGGCGACCCTCTCCCTGGCCACCGCCATCATCGAGGCCGCCGCGCTCTCCTACCTGGGTCTCGGCAACCCCGACCCGGCGGTTCCCGAATGGGGCGTCATGCTGGCCCAGGCCCAGCGGTTCTTCGACAACGCCCCGCTGATGGCGGTCTACCCGGCGGTCGGCATCATCATCACCGCCCTCGGCTTCACCCTGCTCGGCGAGGCCATGCGGGAAGCCCTCGACCCGAAGCTGCGAGGCTGA